The sequence below is a genomic window from Deltaproteobacteria bacterium.
CTTTATCGGACTGGTCCTGATTGCGGTATTGACCATATTTTGCTATTTATTTCTTATTGCCGGATATGGGAAGCGGAAAGATTGGGCCTTTCTGGTCATTACCATTTCGGAGGTCGTGGTCCTGTCTGTGGCTGCCTCGGGCATCTTGGGGACAGGCGGTCATTAGGAAAACGTCTTCATTTCAAAACCGAAGGATCAACGCCATGACAGAAGAAAAAGAAAATATCCTTTTAGTCGACGATGAGAAGAAATTTCTGGATACCATCTCCGAGAGAATACGTCTCAAAGGATTTGAGCCGTTGCAGGCGTCCAGCGGCAAAGAGGCCCTTGAAATCGCCCGCAAGCAAAAGATCTATGCGGCGGTCGTGGACCTGAAGATGCCGGACATGGACGGCCTTGTCACCATCACCAAGCTGAAGGAGA
It includes:
- a CDS encoding response regulator, yielding MGSGKIGPFWSLPFRRSWSCLWLPRASWGQAVIRKTSSFQNRRINAMTEEKENILLVDDEKKFLDTISERIRLKGFEPLQASSGKEALEIARKQKIYAAVVDLKMPDMDGLVTITKLKE